Proteins encoded by one window of Sardina pilchardus chromosome 7, fSarPil1.1, whole genome shotgun sequence:
- the src gene encoding proto-oncogene tyrosine-protein kinase Src isoform X1 has product MGGTKSKPKAQPSLDEAGGSAGGNGGAAHLSPSQQTLTPHRSPAAADGQRHPAQHMSSHPELALFGGVESTTNSITSPHRSTLLGGVTTFVALYDYESRTASDLSFRKGERLQIVNNTRKMNYREGDWWLARSLATGESGYIPSNYVAPSDSIQAEEWYFGKITRRDSERLLLNLENRRGTFLVRESETTKGAYCLSVLDYDNTKGLNVKHYKIRKLDSGGFYITSRTQFSTLQQLVNHYRKHADGLCHCLTEVCPVLKPQTQGLARDAWEIPRESLRLDLKLGQGCFGEVWMGTWNGTTRVAIKTLKTGTMSPEAFLQEAQVMKKLRHEKLVQLYAVVSEEPIYIVTEYMGQGSLLDFLKGDMGKILRLPQLVDMASQIASGMAYVERMNYVHRDLRAANILVGDNLVCKVADFGLARLIEDNEYTARQGAKFPIKWTAPEAALYGRFTIKSDVWSFGVLLTELATKGRVPYPGMVNREVLDQVERGYRMPCPAECPESLHDLMLQCWRKEPEERPTFEYLQGFLEDYFTSTEPQYQPGENL; this is encoded by the exons ATGGGGGGCACGAAGAGTAAGCCCAAAGCCCAGCCGAGCCTGGACGAGGCGGGGGGCTCCGCCGGGGGCAACGGGGGCGCTGCCCACCTCAGCCCGTCCCAGCAGACCCTCACGCCGCACCGCAgccccgccgccgccgacgGCCAGCGCCACCCGGCCCAGCACATGAGCAGCCACCCCGAGCTGGCGCTCTTCGGCGGGGTGGAGTCCACCACCAACAGCATCACGTCCCCCCACCGGAGCACCCTGTTAG GTGGGGTGACCACGTTTGTGGCGCTGTACGACTACGAGTCCCGTACGGCCTCCGACCTGTCCttcaggaagggagagagactccAGATAGTCAACAACAC GAGAAAGATGAACTACAG GGAAGGTGATTGGTGGCTGGCACGCTCGCTGGCAACAGGAGAAAGCGGCTACATCCCCAGCAACTACGTCGCCCCATCAGACTCCATCCAGGCAGAAGA GTGGTACTTTGGGAAGATCACTCGCCGAGACTCTGAGAGGCTGCTGCTCAACCTGGAGAACCGCAGAGGAACCTTTCTTGTGCGCGAGAGTGAAACCACCAAGG gtgcctactgtctgtctgttctagATTATGATAACACCAAAGGGCTGAATGTGAAGCACTACAAGATCAGGAAGCTGGACAGCGGTGGCTTCTACATCACGTCCCGCACCCAGTTCAGTACACTACAGCAGCTGGTCAACCACTACCgca aGCACGCAGACGGCCTGTGCCACTGCCTGACTGAGGTGTGTCCGGTGCTGAAGCCCCAGACTCAGGGTCTGGCCCGTGACGCCTGGGAGATCCCACGCGAGTCCCTGCGCCTGGACCTCAAGCTGGGCCAGGGCTGCTTCGGGGAGGTGTGGATGG gcACGTGGAACGGCACCACGCGGGTGGCCATCAAGACGCTGAAGACGGGCACCATGTCGCCGGAGGCGTTCCTGCAGGAGGCGCAGGTCATGAAGAAGCTGCGGCACGAGAAGCTGGTGCAGCTCTACGCCGTCGTGTCTGAGGAGCCCATCTACATCGTCACCGAGTACATGGGCCAAG GGAGCCTGCTGGACTTCCTCAAGGGAGACATGGGCAAGATACTGCGCCTCCCTCAGCTGGTGGACATGgcctctcag ATTGCATCTGGCATGGCGTATGTGGAGCGAATGAACTACGTGCACCGGGACCTGCGCGCCGCCAACATCCTGGTGGGGGATAACCTCGTGTGCAAGGTGGCCGACTTCGGCCTGGCTCGCCTCATCGAGGACAACGAGTACACGGCCAGACAGG GGGCCAAGTTCCCCATCAAGTGGACGGCTCCCGAGGCGGCCTTATACGGACGCTTCACCATCAAGTCAGACGTCTGGTCCTTCGGCGTGCTGTTGACCGAGCTGGCCACCAAGGGCCGGGTGCCATACCCAG GCATGGTGAACCGCGAGGTTCTGGACCAGGTGGAGCGAGGCTACCGCATGCCGTGTCCGGCCGAGTGCCCCGAGTCCCTGCACGACCTCATGCTGCAGTGCTGGCGCAAGGAGCCCGAGGAGCGGCCCACCTTCGAGTACCTGCAGGGCTTCCTGGAGGACTACTTCACCTCCACCGAGCCGCAGTACCAGCCCGGAGAGAACCTCTAG
- the src gene encoding proto-oncogene tyrosine-protein kinase Src isoform X2 codes for MGGTKSKPKAQPSLDEAGGSAGGNGGAAHLSPSQQTLTPHRSPAAADGQRHPAQHMSSHPELALFGGVESTTNSITSPHRSTLLGGVTTFVALYDYESRTASDLSFRKGERLQIVNNTEGDWWLARSLATGESGYIPSNYVAPSDSIQAEEWYFGKITRRDSERLLLNLENRRGTFLVRESETTKGAYCLSVLDYDNTKGLNVKHYKIRKLDSGGFYITSRTQFSTLQQLVNHYRKHADGLCHCLTEVCPVLKPQTQGLARDAWEIPRESLRLDLKLGQGCFGEVWMGTWNGTTRVAIKTLKTGTMSPEAFLQEAQVMKKLRHEKLVQLYAVVSEEPIYIVTEYMGQGSLLDFLKGDMGKILRLPQLVDMASQIASGMAYVERMNYVHRDLRAANILVGDNLVCKVADFGLARLIEDNEYTARQGAKFPIKWTAPEAALYGRFTIKSDVWSFGVLLTELATKGRVPYPGMVNREVLDQVERGYRMPCPAECPESLHDLMLQCWRKEPEERPTFEYLQGFLEDYFTSTEPQYQPGENL; via the exons ATGGGGGGCACGAAGAGTAAGCCCAAAGCCCAGCCGAGCCTGGACGAGGCGGGGGGCTCCGCCGGGGGCAACGGGGGCGCTGCCCACCTCAGCCCGTCCCAGCAGACCCTCACGCCGCACCGCAgccccgccgccgccgacgGCCAGCGCCACCCGGCCCAGCACATGAGCAGCCACCCCGAGCTGGCGCTCTTCGGCGGGGTGGAGTCCACCACCAACAGCATCACGTCCCCCCACCGGAGCACCCTGTTAG GTGGGGTGACCACGTTTGTGGCGCTGTACGACTACGAGTCCCGTACGGCCTCCGACCTGTCCttcaggaagggagagagactccAGATAGTCAACAACAC GGAAGGTGATTGGTGGCTGGCACGCTCGCTGGCAACAGGAGAAAGCGGCTACATCCCCAGCAACTACGTCGCCCCATCAGACTCCATCCAGGCAGAAGA GTGGTACTTTGGGAAGATCACTCGCCGAGACTCTGAGAGGCTGCTGCTCAACCTGGAGAACCGCAGAGGAACCTTTCTTGTGCGCGAGAGTGAAACCACCAAGG gtgcctactgtctgtctgttctagATTATGATAACACCAAAGGGCTGAATGTGAAGCACTACAAGATCAGGAAGCTGGACAGCGGTGGCTTCTACATCACGTCCCGCACCCAGTTCAGTACACTACAGCAGCTGGTCAACCACTACCgca aGCACGCAGACGGCCTGTGCCACTGCCTGACTGAGGTGTGTCCGGTGCTGAAGCCCCAGACTCAGGGTCTGGCCCGTGACGCCTGGGAGATCCCACGCGAGTCCCTGCGCCTGGACCTCAAGCTGGGCCAGGGCTGCTTCGGGGAGGTGTGGATGG gcACGTGGAACGGCACCACGCGGGTGGCCATCAAGACGCTGAAGACGGGCACCATGTCGCCGGAGGCGTTCCTGCAGGAGGCGCAGGTCATGAAGAAGCTGCGGCACGAGAAGCTGGTGCAGCTCTACGCCGTCGTGTCTGAGGAGCCCATCTACATCGTCACCGAGTACATGGGCCAAG GGAGCCTGCTGGACTTCCTCAAGGGAGACATGGGCAAGATACTGCGCCTCCCTCAGCTGGTGGACATGgcctctcag ATTGCATCTGGCATGGCGTATGTGGAGCGAATGAACTACGTGCACCGGGACCTGCGCGCCGCCAACATCCTGGTGGGGGATAACCTCGTGTGCAAGGTGGCCGACTTCGGCCTGGCTCGCCTCATCGAGGACAACGAGTACACGGCCAGACAGG GGGCCAAGTTCCCCATCAAGTGGACGGCTCCCGAGGCGGCCTTATACGGACGCTTCACCATCAAGTCAGACGTCTGGTCCTTCGGCGTGCTGTTGACCGAGCTGGCCACCAAGGGCCGGGTGCCATACCCAG GCATGGTGAACCGCGAGGTTCTGGACCAGGTGGAGCGAGGCTACCGCATGCCGTGTCCGGCCGAGTGCCCCGAGTCCCTGCACGACCTCATGCTGCAGTGCTGGCGCAAGGAGCCCGAGGAGCGGCCCACCTTCGAGTACCTGCAGGGCTTCCTGGAGGACTACTTCACCTCCACCGAGCCGCAGTACCAGCCCGGAGAGAACCTCTAG